The following proteins are co-located in the Oreochromis niloticus isolate F11D_XX unplaced genomic scaffold, O_niloticus_UMD_NMBU tig00002932_pilon, whole genome shotgun sequence genome:
- the LOC102081713 gene encoding cationic trypsin-like, with protein sequence MTAMAHLKFLPLLLWVGFTVCTEVDLHKRIFHDHRCKENDRLYHVEITQTDRSDYYHLCGGSLIHSEWVLTAAHCWKDQPGWTMSAYVGIHPGPGRIARIIDHKIFQDQTGKHDIMLLKIDPPENKIKPVVLPKCTRRKKLDVIQIAGHGGYMVDVNYNKLPGYLPHLQCAKMHVVECEPNLHPCKSTLLWPNGNTMCHKEPRVDTCPGDSGGGVIAKNNKIHGVYVGGKKCACTGPAISLKVCSYIGWINQVINGMEMENNKMKITSKINSPLWKKLLLCELFLHVSR encoded by the exons ATGACAGCAATGGCTCACCTGAAGTTCCTCCCACTCCTCCTGTGGGTTG GTTTCACGGTGTGCACAGAGGTGGATTTGCACAAGAGAATCTTTCACGATCATAGGTGTAAGGAAAATGATCGTCTGTATCACGTAGAAATAACTCAGACCGATAGAAGCGATTACTATCATCTATGTGGCGGCTCTCTGATCCACAGCGAGTGGGTTCTAACTGCAGCTCACTGTTGGAAAGATCAACCTGGATG GACTATGTCTGCATATGTAGGAATTCATCCCGGTCCAGGAAGAATTGCGAGAATTATTGATCACAAGATCTTTCAGGAccaaacaggaaaacatgacATCATGCTTCTGAAAATCGACCCACCAGAGAATAAGATTAAGCCTGTTGTCTTACCTAAATGTACACGTCGTAAAAA gCTGGATGTCATTCAGATTGCAGGCCATGGTGGTTATATGGTTGATGTAAACTACAACAAAC TCCCTGGTTATCTGCCTCATCTCCAGTGTGCAAAAATGCATGTTGTTGAGTGTGAGCCTAACCTCCATCCATGTAAGTCAACATTATTATGGCCAAACGGAAACACGATGTGTCACAAAGAACCTCGAGTGGACACATGTCCG gGTGATTCTGGTGGTGGAGTGATAGCCAAAAACAACAAGATTCATGGTGTGTATGTTGGTGGTAAAAAATGTGCCTGTACCGGACCAGCTATTTCTCTGAAGGTCTGCTCTTACATTGGTTGGATAAATCAAGTCATTAATGGAATGGAaatggaaaataataaaatgaaaataacatcCAAAATAAACAGTCCGCTCTGGAAgaaacttcttctgtgtgaattGTTTCTACATGTGTCACGTTGA
- the LOC106097599 gene encoding kallikrein-15 translates to MLLELSEPLTGIQPVALPDCNNPPKIGDVVQVAGLGGYMVNAAGHTLPGQPPHLQCANMHVVDCKLTRNSRCDSDVPYNNRLCLEEPNVDVREGDSGGGVIYNNMIYGVIKSTGKRVCTGPVVTVKVCPYMKWINQKINPKK, encoded by the exons ATGCTActggaactttctgagccactgACTGGGATTCAGCCTGTAGCCTTACCTGACTGTAACAACCCTCCTAAAAT AGGAGACGTCGTTCAGGTTGCAGGACTTGGTGGGTATATGGTAAATGCGGCCGGCCACACAC tcCCTGGCCAACCACCTCATCTCCAGTGTGCAAACATGCATGTTGTTGACTGTAAGCTTACCAGAAACTCTCGATGTGATTCAGATGTGCCGTATAACAACAGGCTGTGTCTGGAAGAACCTAATGTAGATGTACGTGAG gGTGATTCTGGTGGTGGAGTGATATACAACAACATGATTTATGGTGTAATCAAGAGCACTGGTAAACGTGTCTGTACTGGACCAGTTGTTACTGTAAAAGTCTGTCCTTACATGAAATGGATAAACCAGAAAATTAATCCAAAAAAATAA
- the LOC109200859 gene encoding cationic trypsin-3 translates to MKVLSHPGHGCLRSMETLQPPGNTQPAEGDVVQVVGLGGYRVNASSHPLPDEPPNLQCADMRVADCEPTRYSQCTAYVPYNNRLCLEEHQVDARGGDSGGGVIYNNMIYGVISSGFERVCTGPAVTVNVCSYMNWINQKIAQNNGK, encoded by the exons ATGAAG gttctcagtcatccaggtcatggttgtCTAAGAAGCATGGAGACACTTCAACCACCTGGAAATACCCAGCCTGCAGA AGGAGACGTCGTTCAGGTTGTAGGACTTGGTGGTTATAGGGTAAATGCCAGCAGCCACCCAC TCCCTGATGAACCACCTAATCTTCAGTGTGCAGACATGCGTGTTGCTGACTGTGAGCCTACCAGATACTCTCAGTGTACTGCATATGTGCCATATAACAACAGGCTGTGTCTAGAAGAACATCAAGTAGATGCACGTGGG GGTGATTCTGGTGGTGGAGTGATTTACAACAACATGATTTATGGTGTAATCAGTTCTGGTTTTGAACGTGTCTGTACTGGACCAGCTGTTACTGTGAATGTTTGTTCTTACATGAACTGGATAAATCAGAAAATTGCCCAAAATAATGGAAAATAA